The following nucleotide sequence is from Paraburkholderia flava.
AGCGAGACGCCGTCGTCGTCGACGAACGTGAAGGTCTCGGCGATCGGCATCGGCTCGGCAATACCGGTCGACTCGATCAGGATCGCGTCGAAACGCTGCTCGCCGGCGAGGCGGCGGATCTCGACCAGCAGATCGTCGCGCAGCGTGCAGCAGATACAGCCGTTCGACATCTCGACCAGCTGCTCCTCGACATGCGACAACGCGGCCGCGTCGCGTACGAGCGCGGCGTCGATGTTGACCGCGGCGAGGTCGTTGACGATCACCGCCACGCGCAGGCCCGCGCGATTCGCGAGGATGTGATTGAGGAGCGTCGTCTTGCCCGCGCCGAGAAAACCGGAGAGCACGGTGACAGGAATGGGCGGCTGATTCATCGCGGTACGGAAAAGCTTGAAGAAGGGAGCGGCCAGATGCATTGGCAGCATGAAGCCGCATTGTGCATCAAACGCAGAGGGGTCGTATCCGGGTGCTCAATATGTGGAAATCGCGTGCGCGAGGCGGCGCGTGTCTAGCGCGAGACGGTCAACAGATTCCACTTCTGAAGAATGCCGGCAATCTGCCGCGCGTACTGATCGCGCAGCGTCGGCGTTTCCGAATGGTAGGCGCCGATCGCTTGCCACGTGTTGCCGTACTTGTTCATCTTCTGGCGTAGATGCCAGGCAGCGACGAACACGTTCTTGCACGGCTGCATCAGCGTGCCGGTCGAAATGCCGTATTGAGCGAGCGTGGAAAGATGGATCGAGTTGATCTGCATCACGCCGTAGTCGATCGAACCGTTCGCGTTCTTGTGCTTCGCGTCCGGCCGGTTGTGCGACTCCTGCCAGGCGATCGCGCGCAGGATCAGCGGATTCACCTTCTGGTAGTTGGCGGCCTCGTCGAAACAGTCCGCGTGCGCGGACCCGGCTGCGCACAGCGCACCCAGGGCGACGGCAACGGTAAGCACGGTCTGTTTCATCGAAGTAAGAAGGCAATCGGAAAGCCACCATCGGACGACGCATTCGCATTGAGACAGGCGGCGAGGAATCGGGGAAAACCCCGGTCCGCGTGACGGCGCTCGATGCCGAACCGACCGTATCATACCGGCAGGCGGCAACGCGTCAAGTTGGCCAACAGACAGAATTGTTGAATATCCCAAGGCGTTCAATGCGGCCATTACTGCTATAACGGCATGTCCAAACGATGACCTTAGCGATCGCTGGACGAAGCGAAAACTTTCCGAATCTTACTTATGTGGAAGGCGGTTTAGAGGAAAAGCACAGCGCAGTTTTTTTTGTGACAAATTCGACATGAAAAGCTGATACTGTTCAGGTTTTTAGGGTATCGGGCAGCGCAGGTGCGAAACGCTTCGGGTTCCGCATCGATTGCAAACGAGGAGATTGCGGGCTGCCAGGGTATCCGCGGCGCATGACCGTCGGCAACGACGTTGCCGGCATCGACATCACACCCCATGAGAAGAAATCGTATGGCATTGCGGCGTGTTTCAACGGCGCTGCTGGTGGCTGGCCTGATTACCGCGCAATATGCGCACGCCCAGGTAACGCTCAACTTCGTCAACGCCGATATCGATCAGGTGGCGAAGGCGATTGGCGCAGCAACCGGCAAAACGATCATCGTCGACCCACGCGTGAAGGGTCAGCTCAATCTCGTTTCCGAAAACTCGGTGCCTGAAGATCAGGCGCTCAAGACCTTGCAGTCCGCGTTACGGATGCAGGGTTTTTCGCTCGTGCAGGATCACGGCGTATTGAAGGTCGTGCCGGAAGCCGATGCGAAGCTGCAGGGCGTACCGACCTACGTCGGCAATACGCCGGCCGCGCGCGGCGATCAGGTGATCACGCAAGTGTTCCAGCTGAAGAACGAATCGGCGAACAACCTTTTGCCGATCCTGCGTCCGCTGATCTCGCCGAACAACACGGTCGCTGCCTACCCCGCGAACAACACGCTCGTCGTCACCGATTACGCCGACAACGTGCGGCGTATTGCGCAGATCATCGCGGGTGTCGATACCGCAGCGGGTCAGCAGGTCGTCGTCGTGCCGTTGAAGAATGCGAACGCAATCGACATCGCGCAGCAGCTTGGGAAGATGCTCGACCCGGGTGCGATCGGCAGCACCGACGCGACGCTTAAAGTATCCGTTCAAGCCGATCCGCGTATCAACGCATTGCTGCTGCGTGCGTCGAACGGCGCGCGACTCGCTGCGGCTAAATCGCTCGCACAGCAACTCGATGCACCGACCAACCAGCCCGGCAACATGCACGTCGTGCCGTTGCGCAACGCGGATGCGGTGAAGCTCGCGAAGACCTTGCGCGGGATGCTCGGCAAGGCTGGCGATAGTGGTTCGTCGGCGAGCTCGAATGATGCAAGCTCGTTTAACCAGAACAGTGGTGGCAGCGGTTCGGGTGGCAACTTTTCAACGGGTACGTCGGGTACGCCGCCGTTGCCTTCTGGCGGACTCGGTAGCGGTGGCGGACTGTCATCGCTCGGCGGCAGCGGCAGCAGTGGTGGTGGAGGTCTTGGCGGCGGTAACAGCAATAACAACTCCGGTGGTCTGCTCGGCGGCGACAAGGACAAGGACGACAATCAGCCAGGCGGGATGATCCAGGCGGACTCGGCAACCAACTCGCTGATCATCACCGCGTCGGATCCGGTGTATCGCAACCTGCGCGCCGTGATCGACCAGCTCGACTCGCGCCGCGCACAGGTCTACATCGAAGCGCTGATCGTCGAGCTGAACTCGAACACGAATGCGAACCTTGGGATTCAATGGCAGATCGGGAATAACTCGCTCGTGGCCGGTACCAATCTCTCGAGCGGTAACAGCAATAGCATTATCAATCTGGCGGCGGCCGCTGCGAATCCAACCACCGGTGGTCTGGTGGGCGCGCTGTCTACTCTCCAGGGCGGCCTCAACGTCGGCTGGGTGCACAACTTCCTCGGCGTAAAGGGACTCGGTGCGTTGCTGCAGGCGTTTGCCGGCTCCTCCGATGCGAACGTGCTGTCGACGCCTAACATCATCACGCTCGACAACGAAGAAGCGAAGATCGTCGTGGGTACGAACGTGCCGGTCACGACGGGCTCGTATGCGAACCTCAACAGCGGTGCTGCTTCGCCGACTGCGTTCAATACAGTCGATCGGGTGGACGTCGGTCTGACGCTGGACATCAAGCCGCAGATCACCGAAGGCGGCCTGCTCAAGCTGCAGCTTGCGACGGAAGACTCGGCGATCGTGGGCGGCACGACCGACATACAGAGCAACCCGAACGGCCCCGAATTCAGCAAGCGCTCGATCCAGTCGACGGTGCTCGCCAACGACGGCGAGATCATCGTGCTGGGCGGCCTGATGCAGGACAACTACGTCGTCAGCAACACCAAGGTGCCGTTGCTGGGCGACATTCCGTGGCTCGGTCAGCTGTTCCGTTCGGAAAACAAGACCCGCTCGAAGACTAACCTTCTGGTGTTCCTGCGTCCTGTGATCATCCGGGATCGTGCGACCGCGCAGGCGGTAACGGAGAACCGTTACGACTACATCCAGGGCGTGACCGGCGCGTTCAAGTCCGACAACAACCTGATCAAGGACAAGGACGATCCAGTCGTGCCGCCGATGCCGCTCGGCCCGGCCGAAGGCGGATCGACGTTGAACCTGTTCGACGTCGACAAGATGCGGCGCGAGCAGATGATGCGGCCTCCGGTTACCGCTCCTGCAGCGGGTGCTCCGGCGAATAGCACGGGCACCAGCACCGAAGCACCAGGAGCCCATCCGTGAGCACGCCGGCACGCGCACCAGCCGACGCAGGTTCCGGCGGGCGCGAACCGCCGTCGCCGCTGGCGGCGCGGCTCGTTCCATACGGCTTTGCGAAGAGCGGGCAGATCCTCGTCGCGCATCAGCACGCAGACGGTCTCGAAGTGTGGATCGGCGAACGCACCAGCGACGCCGCGCTCGCCGAGGTCGCACGCAATTTTGGCGCGCTGTCGGTCGTGCGGATGCCCGCCGACGAACTCGCGCAGGCGATCAACCAGGCGTACGCGCGCCAGGACGGCAGCGCCGCGCAGGTGGTCGGCGAGGTGGAAGGCGAAGTCGATCTGTCGCGGCTGATGCAGGACATTCCCGAGGTCGAAGACCTGCTGGAATCCGAAGACGATGCGCCGATCATCCGCATGATCAACGCGCTGCTCACGCAGGCCGCGCGCGAACAGGCATCGGATATTCACATCGAACCGTTCGAGAACTCGTCGGTCGTGCGCTTTCGCGTTGACGGTACGTTGCGCGACGTCGTGCGGCCGAAGAAAGCGTTGCACGGCGCGTTGATCTCGCGGATCAAGATCATGGCGCAGCTCGACATCGCCGAGAAACGTCTGCCGCAGGACGGCCGCATCACGCTGCGCGTCGGCGGTCGGCCGGTCGACGTGCGGGTGTCGACATTGCCTACCGGTCACGGCGAGCGCGCGGTGCTGCGTCTGCTTGAAAAAGACGCGGCGCGATTGAACCTCGAAGCGCTCGGCATGGCGTCCGATACGCTCGCGAAATTCGACAAGCTGATCGCACGTCCGCACGGCATCGTGCTCGTCACCGGGCCGACCGGTTCGGGCAAGACGACGACGCTGTATGCGTCGATGTCGCGACTCGAAACCGCGACGACCAACATCATGACCGTCGAAGACCCGATCGAATATGATCTGTCCGGGATCGGTCAGACGCAGGTGAACGAGCGGATCGGCATGACGTTCGCGCGCGCACTGCGCTCGATCCTGCGGCAGGATCCGGACGTGATCATGATCGGCGAAATCCGCGACCTCGAAACCGCGCAGATCGCGGTGCAGGCATCGCTGACGGGCCACCTGGTACTCGCGACGCTGCACACGAACGATGCCGCGTCGGCAGTGACGCGGCTGACCGACATGGGCGTCGAGCCCTACCTGCTCGCATCGTCGTTGCTCGGCGTACTCGCACAGCGGCTCGTGCGTCGCCTGTGTCCGGTGTGTCGCGAAGAGCGCACCGAGATCGGTGAAGACGGACGGCCCCATACGCAATGGCATCCGGTGGGCTGCGACAAATGCGGCCACTCGGGTTACGCGGGACGTCGCGGCGTGTACGAACTGCTGCTCGTCGACGAAAACATCCGCTCGCTGATTCACCGTAACGCAGCCGACGCCGAGATTCTCGGAACGGGTCGCGCACAAGGGATGCGCACGCTGCGCGAGGACGGCGACCGCTGGCTCGCGTCGGGGCTGACGTCGCTCGAGGAAGTGATTCGTGTGACAGGCGGAGTGTAAGCGCATGCCGGCATTTCGTTTCGAAGCGATCGATGCGGCGGGCAAGGCGCAGAAAGGCGTGCTCGATGCCGACAGCGCGCGTAGCGCACGCACGCAGTTACGCACGCAGGGGCTGACGCCGCTTGTCGTCGAACCGGCCGCGACTCGCACGCGCGGTGCTCGGCAGCAGCGGCTGTCGCTGGGTCGTCGTCTGTCGCAACGCGAACAGGCCATCCTCACGCGGCAACTGGCGAGTCTGTTGATCGCAGGTCTACCGCTCGACGAAGCGCTGTCCGTGCTCACCGATCAATCGGAGCGCGACTACATCCGCGAACTGATGGCGTCGATTCGCGCCGAAGTGCTCGGCGGTCATTCGCTCGCGAACGCACTGTCGCAGCATCCGCGCGATTTCCCCGAGATCTACCGTGCACTCGTGGCAGCCGGCGAACATACCGGCAAGCTCGGTCTCGTGCTGTCGCGTCTCGCCGACTACATCGAGCAGCGCAACGCGCTCAAGCAGAAGATCGTCCTCGCGTTCACGTACCCGGCGGTCGTCACGCTGATCGCGTTCGGCATCGTCACGTTCCTGTTGAGCTACGTCGTGCCGCAGGTCGTCAACGTGTTCGCGAGCACGAAGCAGCAACTGCCGTTTCTCACGATCATGATGATGGCGCTGTCCGGTTTCGTGCGGCACTGGTGGTGGGCCGTGCTGATCGCGATTGCGGTGATCGTGTACATCGTGCGCGCGACGCTCGCGCAGGCGGGTCCGCGGCTCGCGTTCGATCGCTGGCTGCTCACCGCGCCGCTCGCGGGCAAGCTCGTGCGCGGCTACAACACGGTGCGCTTCGCGAGCACGCTCGGCATTCTGACCGCGGCCGGCGTGCCGATCCTGCGCGCACTGCAGGCCGCGAGCGAAACGCTCAGCAACGTCGCGATGCGCAACAACATCGACGACGCGATCGTCCGTGTGCGCGAAGGCACGTCGCTGTCGCGCGCGCTCAACAACACGAAGACGTTTCCGCCGGTACTGGTGCATTTGATCCGCTCAGGCGAAGCGACCGGCGACGTGACGACGATGCTCGACCGCGCAGCCGAAGGCGAGTCGCGCGAGCTGGAACGGCGCACGATGTTTATGACGAGTCTGCTGGAGCCGTTGCTGATTCTGGCGATGGGCGGCGTGGTGCTCGTGATCGTGCTGGCGGTGATGATGCCGATCATCGAGTTGAACAACCTGGTGCAGTGAAGCCGGCGCGATGCGCGCGCGGCGTTCAGCGCCGCGCGGTATGGGATGCGTCAGCGGACGTAGATGGTGGGGCCGGGCGCGTTGGCGGGCAGGAACACTTCGGAATGCGCACCGTTGCGGTCGATGACGATCGAGCGGGCACGGACCTCGGAGAGCTTTGCGCCCTGCATGATCGCGCTGCCGAGCGACACGGTATGCGGCGGTTCGCCACCGGTGCTGACGATGGCCGCGGCGCCTTCACGCAGCGCGAGAATGCCGAACAGATGCACGTCCTGATTGACGGTGCGTGTGAGCTGGCCGCCGAACAGCGTGGCCGCCTGTTCAGTCGACGCAGGCGCACGGACTGCGGCGGCGGGTACGGGCGCAGGATGCGACGTGAGCGTGACGACCCAATAGGTTGCCGTCGCGCATAACACGCCGAACAGTGCGAGCGAAATGAGGCGGATCTGGAGAGCGTTCATGGCGCACCATTGTACGGACTAATGTGAAATTTGCGTTGGGTTGAAACCCTGCGACAGCATGACATTAAAATGTCCGGCCGGACGCGCCCAGCGGTGCTGTAACGATACTGCACCGCGCGTCGTTCAGGCGAAATCGAACTTAATTTTTAAGAGGTAGCAAGCTATGCAGATGTGGACCAATCGCCGCGCTGAAATTGCGAGTGTGCGCGCTCGCCGTCAACGCGGGTTCACGTTGATCGAAATCATGGTCGTGATCGCGATTCTCGGCATTCTCGCCGCGCTGATCGTGCCGAAGATCATGAGCCGCCCGGATGAAGCACGCCGTGTCGCCGCAAAGCAGGACATCGGCACCGTCATGCAGGCGATGAAGCTGTACCGCCTCGACAATGGTCGCTATCCGACACAGGACCAGGGGCTGCGTGCGCTGATCGAAAAGCCGACCACCGAGCCGGTGCCGAACAACTGGAAGGACGGCGGCTACCTCGAACGCCTGCCGAACGATCCGTGGGGCAATGCGTATCAGTATCTGAACCCGGGTGTGCACGGTGAAATCGACGTGTTCAGTTACGGCGCCGACGGCAAGGCCGGTGGCGAAGGCAACGACGCCGACGTCGGTTCGTGGCAATAACGGTGACGGGCTGATTCTGTTCCCCTGCTCTATCGCCGGCACCATGCATTCGTTCAGCCCGTTCCGTTCGTGTCGTTCGCTTCATGCAGTCGCGCCGCATCGCGTGGATGGGCGCGGCGCGCGCCGGCAACGCGGCTTCACGTTGCTGGAAATGATGGTGGTGCTGGTGATTGCCGGGCTGCTTGTGTCGCTCGCGTCGCTGTCGCTGAACCGCAATCCGCGCACCGATCTGAACGAGGAAGCGCAGCGTCTCGCGCTGCTGTTCGAGACGGCCGGCGACGAAGCGCAGGTGCGCGCGCGGCCGATCGCGTGGCAGCCGCTCGACGACGGTTTTCGCTTCGACGTGCGCACCGAGGACGGCTGGCGTCCGCTGCGCGACGATCTGCTCGGGCAGCGTCGTTGGGAAGGCGGCGTGACCGGCGTGGCGATCGATTACCCGGGTTCCGATACGCACCCGAACCGCATCGTGTTCGGCACCGAAAGCATCGATACGCCGGTACAGGTCACGCTGTTTTCGTCGGTGGGCCGCGCGACGATCGTCGGGACGGGGAACGGTCGCTATGAGGTGCGCTGACATGCGGGCGCAAACACGGCCCGCGCACCGGGCAGGAAAAAAAGCGCGCGGCTTCACGATGATCGAAGTGCTCGTCGCACTCACGATCATCGCCGTGGCGCTGTCGGCATCGCTGCGCGCAGTGGGCAGTCTCGCGACCGGCGAGGCCGATCTGCACCGGCGTCTGCTGGCCGGCTGGAGCGCGGACAACGCGCTCGCGCAACTGCATCTGTCGCATACGTGGCCCGACGTCGGGTCGCAAAGTTTCGACTGCTCGCAGGGCAACCTGGAGCTGCTGTGTACGGAGCGTGTGTCGGGTACGCCGAATCCGCTGTTTCGTCGTGTGGAAGTGCTGGTGTCGATGCCTGGCCGCGAGGGCAATCTCGCAGAGATGGTGACGGTGGTCGCGAATGAAACCAACCGTTCGCTGTGAGCGCCGCGCGCCGCGAGCGCGCCGCATGCATGCCGGCGGCTTCACGCTGATCGAGCTGCTCGTCGCGATTGCGATTATGGCGGTGATTGCCGTGCTGTCGTGGCGCGGTCTCGACCAGATCGTGCGCGGCCGGACGACGATCACGAACGCGATGGAAGACGAGCGCGTATTCGCGCAGATGTTCGACCAGATGCGCATCGACGCGCGCGAAGCCGCGACCGACGACGAAGCCGGTCAGGCCGCGGTGTCGGTGGGCGGCAGCGTGTTGCAGATCGTCCGCGAACTCGATCCGCCGGGCGTTGCACCGCGTTTGCAGGTGGTGCGTTACCGGATCACCGAAGGACGTGTGACGCGTTACGCGTCGCCGCCGCTCGGCAATGCCGGCGATCTGCGTCGCGCGCTGCAGGCCAGCGACGAAAGCGGCTGGAGCAGCGTCGCGTTGATGGGCGGTGTCGGCGCGATCACCGCGCGGCTCTTCGTACCGAAGGTAGGCTGGACCATCCAGATGAACGACGTGCAGTCCGCGATTACCGAGAACGCGAACAATCTGAAGATTCCGCAGTTGGGGAGCGCGCCGTTGCCGCGCGCGGTGACCGGGCTCGAGGTGAGCATCGGTGCGACGTCGCTGAAGCGGCCTGTGACGCGTGTGTTCCTCGTCGGAGAATGAGATGCGATGCCTTGATGCGACGCGATTCGTGAAGCCGGCCGGCCTGGGCGCAAGCGCCGGTCGCGTGCCGGTGCGCGGTCGTGCCGTGCCGCATCGTCGTCGTACAGAAGCGAATCGCGGAGCGGCGATCATCAGCGC
It contains:
- a CDS encoding lytic transglycosylase domain-containing protein, which codes for MKQTVLTVAVALGALCAAGSAHADCFDEAANYQKVNPLILRAIAWQESHNRPDAKHKNANGSIDYGVMQINSIHLSTLAQYGISTGTLMQPCKNVFVAAWHLRQKMNKYGNTWQAIGAYHSETPTLRDQYARQIAGILQKWNLLTVSR
- a CDS encoding PulJ/GspJ family protein, which encodes MKPTVRCERRAPRARRMHAGGFTLIELLVAIAIMAVIAVLSWRGLDQIVRGRTTITNAMEDERVFAQMFDQMRIDAREAATDDEAGQAAVSVGGSVLQIVRELDPPGVAPRLQVVRYRITEGRVTRYASPPLGNAGDLRRALQASDESGWSSVALMGGVGAITARLFVPKVGWTIQMNDVQSAITENANNLKIPQLGSAPLPRAVTGLEVSIGATSLKRPVTRVFLVGE
- the gspG gene encoding type II secretion system major pseudopilin GspG; translated protein: MQMWTNRRAEIASVRARRQRGFTLIEIMVVIAILGILAALIVPKIMSRPDEARRVAAKQDIGTVMQAMKLYRLDNGRYPTQDQGLRALIEKPTTEPVPNNWKDGGYLERLPNDPWGNAYQYLNPGVHGEIDVFSYGADGKAGGEGNDADVGSWQ
- the gspE gene encoding type II secretion system ATPase GspE, giving the protein MSTPARAPADAGSGGREPPSPLAARLVPYGFAKSGQILVAHQHADGLEVWIGERTSDAALAEVARNFGALSVVRMPADELAQAINQAYARQDGSAAQVVGEVEGEVDLSRLMQDIPEVEDLLESEDDAPIIRMINALLTQAAREQASDIHIEPFENSSVVRFRVDGTLRDVVRPKKALHGALISRIKIMAQLDIAEKRLPQDGRITLRVGGRPVDVRVSTLPTGHGERAVLRLLEKDAARLNLEALGMASDTLAKFDKLIARPHGIVLVTGPTGSGKTTTLYASMSRLETATTNIMTVEDPIEYDLSGIGQTQVNERIGMTFARALRSILRQDPDVIMIGEIRDLETAQIAVQASLTGHLVLATLHTNDAASAVTRLTDMGVEPYLLASSLLGVLAQRLVRRLCPVCREERTEIGEDGRPHTQWHPVGCDKCGHSGYAGRRGVYELLLVDENIRSLIHRNAADAEILGTGRAQGMRTLREDGDRWLASGLTSLEEVIRVTGGV
- the gspI gene encoding type II secretion system minor pseudopilin GspI; its protein translation is MRAQTRPAHRAGKKARGFTMIEVLVALTIIAVALSASLRAVGSLATGEADLHRRLLAGWSADNALAQLHLSHTWPDVGSQSFDCSQGNLELLCTERVSGTPNPLFRRVEVLVSMPGREGNLAEMVTVVANETNRSL
- a CDS encoding GspH/FimT family pseudopilin encodes the protein MHSFSPFRSCRSLHAVAPHRVDGRGARRQRGFTLLEMMVVLVIAGLLVSLASLSLNRNPRTDLNEEAQRLALLFETAGDEAQVRARPIAWQPLDDGFRFDVRTEDGWRPLRDDLLGQRRWEGGVTGVAIDYPGSDTHPNRIVFGTESIDTPVQVTLFSSVGRATIVGTGNGRYEVR
- the gspD gene encoding type II secretion system secretin GspD yields the protein MRRNRMALRRVSTALLVAGLITAQYAHAQVTLNFVNADIDQVAKAIGAATGKTIIVDPRVKGQLNLVSENSVPEDQALKTLQSALRMQGFSLVQDHGVLKVVPEADAKLQGVPTYVGNTPAARGDQVITQVFQLKNESANNLLPILRPLISPNNTVAAYPANNTLVVTDYADNVRRIAQIIAGVDTAAGQQVVVVPLKNANAIDIAQQLGKMLDPGAIGSTDATLKVSVQADPRINALLLRASNGARLAAAKSLAQQLDAPTNQPGNMHVVPLRNADAVKLAKTLRGMLGKAGDSGSSASSNDASSFNQNSGGSGSGGNFSTGTSGTPPLPSGGLGSGGGLSSLGGSGSSGGGGLGGGNSNNNSGGLLGGDKDKDDNQPGGMIQADSATNSLIITASDPVYRNLRAVIDQLDSRRAQVYIEALIVELNSNTNANLGIQWQIGNNSLVAGTNLSSGNSNSIINLAAAAANPTTGGLVGALSTLQGGLNVGWVHNFLGVKGLGALLQAFAGSSDANVLSTPNIITLDNEEAKIVVGTNVPVTTGSYANLNSGAASPTAFNTVDRVDVGLTLDIKPQITEGGLLKLQLATEDSAIVGGTTDIQSNPNGPEFSKRSIQSTVLANDGEIIVLGGLMQDNYVVSNTKVPLLGDIPWLGQLFRSENKTRSKTNLLVFLRPVIIRDRATAQAVTENRYDYIQGVTGAFKSDNNLIKDKDDPVVPPMPLGPAEGGSTLNLFDVDKMRREQMMRPPVTAPAAGAPANSTGTSTEAPGAHP
- the gspF gene encoding type II secretion system inner membrane protein GspF gives rise to the protein MPAFRFEAIDAAGKAQKGVLDADSARSARTQLRTQGLTPLVVEPAATRTRGARQQRLSLGRRLSQREQAILTRQLASLLIAGLPLDEALSVLTDQSERDYIRELMASIRAEVLGGHSLANALSQHPRDFPEIYRALVAAGEHTGKLGLVLSRLADYIEQRNALKQKIVLAFTYPAVVTLIAFGIVTFLLSYVVPQVVNVFASTKQQLPFLTIMMMALSGFVRHWWWAVLIAIAVIVYIVRATLAQAGPRLAFDRWLLTAPLAGKLVRGYNTVRFASTLGILTAAGVPILRALQAASETLSNVAMRNNIDDAIVRVREGTSLSRALNNTKTFPPVLVHLIRSGEATGDVTTMLDRAAEGESRELERRTMFMTSLLEPLLILAMGGVVLVIVLAVMMPIIELNNLVQ
- a CDS encoding type II secretion system protein N, whose translation is MNALQIRLISLALFGVLCATATYWVVTLTSHPAPVPAAAVRAPASTEQAATLFGGQLTRTVNQDVHLFGILALREGAAAIVSTGGEPPHTVSLGSAIMQGAKLSEVRARSIVIDRNGAHSEVFLPANAPGPTIYVR